In Mastacembelus armatus chromosome 5, fMasArm1.2, whole genome shotgun sequence, a single genomic region encodes these proteins:
- the LOC113130779 gene encoding probable peptidyl-tRNA hydrolase 2 isoform X1: MDSSEQSGPDSCSQDINPVFLQQLRELDIPEEAAKQALLHTRNVSAEEAAMYYFNKLENEEEGDDDLMFKMVFVVNMDLAMGVGKVAAQVGHAAVGLYQALQEKNSWREMAWKWDHTGAKKVVVQGTNVAHLLELQALAMSLSLPTYLVQDAGLTQVEAGARTVLAIMGEEEMVNNVTGSLKLL, encoded by the exons ATGGATTCATCAGAGCAGTCGGGGCCAGACTCGTGCTCCCAGGACATCAACCCggtgtttctgcagcagcttaGAGAGTTGGACATTCCTGAGGAGGCAGCCAAACAG GCACTTCTTCATACTCGGAATGTATCTGCAGAGGAGGCGGCCATGTACTACTTCAACAAGCTGGAGAATGAG gaggagggagatgaTGACCTCATGTTCAAGATGGTGTTTGTGGTAAACATGGACCTTGCCATGGGTGTTGGAAAG GTGGCAGCCCAGGTTGGCCATGCTGCTGTGGGTTTGTACCAGGCTCTACAAGAGAAGAACAGCTGGAGGGAGATGGCCTGGAAGTGGGACCACACTGG AGCCAAGAAGGTGGTTGTCCAGGGCACCAATGTGGCTCATCTACTGGAGCTGCAGGCCCTGGCCATGAGCCTCAGCCTGCCCACTTACCTGGTCCAAGATGCAGGGCTTACCCAG GTGGAGGCTGGGGCCCGCACTGTCCTGGCCATCATGGGCGAGGAGGAGATGGTAAACAATGTCACTGGGAGTCTGAAGCTGCTTTGA
- the LOC113130779 gene encoding probable peptidyl-tRNA hydrolase 2 isoform X2, translated as MDSSEQSGPDSCSQDINPVFLQQLRELDIPEEAAKQALLHTRNVSAEEAAMYYFNKLENEEGDDDLMFKMVFVVNMDLAMGVGKVAAQVGHAAVGLYQALQEKNSWREMAWKWDHTGAKKVVVQGTNVAHLLELQALAMSLSLPTYLVQDAGLTQVEAGARTVLAIMGEEEMVNNVTGSLKLL; from the exons ATGGATTCATCAGAGCAGTCGGGGCCAGACTCGTGCTCCCAGGACATCAACCCggtgtttctgcagcagcttaGAGAGTTGGACATTCCTGAGGAGGCAGCCAAACAG GCACTTCTTCATACTCGGAATGTATCTGCAGAGGAGGCGGCCATGTACTACTTCAACAAGCTGGAGAATGAG gagggagatgaTGACCTCATGTTCAAGATGGTGTTTGTGGTAAACATGGACCTTGCCATGGGTGTTGGAAAG GTGGCAGCCCAGGTTGGCCATGCTGCTGTGGGTTTGTACCAGGCTCTACAAGAGAAGAACAGCTGGAGGGAGATGGCCTGGAAGTGGGACCACACTGG AGCCAAGAAGGTGGTTGTCCAGGGCACCAATGTGGCTCATCTACTGGAGCTGCAGGCCCTGGCCATGAGCCTCAGCCTGCCCACTTACCTGGTCCAAGATGCAGGGCTTACCCAG GTGGAGGCTGGGGCCCGCACTGTCCTGGCCATCATGGGCGAGGAGGAGATGGTAAACAATGTCACTGGGAGTCTGAAGCTGCTTTGA